The Thermococcus thermotolerans genome contains a region encoding:
- a CDS encoding peroxiredoxin — protein sequence MKIGERAPDFVLKDQNGEDFRLSDFRGKKVLLSFHPLAWTGICEKQMKALEESHERFEGLNVVPAGISVDPVPSKKAWAEHIGLKKLRILSDFWPHGGVAKLYGLFREKEGFSERANVLIDEEGKVAFFKVYPIREVPDLEEIFKLLEGG from the coding sequence ATGAAGATTGGAGAAAGGGCCCCTGATTTCGTTCTGAAAGACCAGAATGGAGAGGACTTCAGACTGAGCGATTTCAGAGGGAAGAAGGTTTTGCTGTCCTTCCACCCGTTAGCGTGGACTGGGATATGCGAGAAGCAGATGAAGGCCCTGGAGGAGAGCCACGAACGCTTTGAGGGCCTGAACGTCGTCCCCGCCGGGATAAGCGTTGATCCAGTGCCGAGCAAGAAGGCCTGGGCCGAACACATCGGCCTTAAAAAGCTCAGGATTCTGAGCGATTTCTGGCCACACGGAGGGGTTGCGAAGCTCTACGGCCTGTTCCGCGAAAAGGAGGGCTTTTCAGAGAGGGCAAACGTCCTCATAGACGAAGAAGGAAAGGTTGCGTTCTTCAAGGTCTATCCGATAAGGGAAGTGCCCGACCTGGAGGAGATATTCAAGCTTTTGGAGGGAGGGTGA
- a CDS encoding thiamine pyrophosphate-dependent enzyme gives MNLPTGREAFEPKRPTSKDVAWCPGCGNFGIRNILISALAELGLKPSEVAIISGIGQAAKMPHYINANGYHTLHGRAIPIATGVKAANPELTVIAEGGDGDMYAEGGNHLLHAIRRNPDITVLIHDNQIYGLTKGQASPTTMIGMKTPTQPWGVFEEPFNPVALAISMNASFVARTFMGYFRESVEIIKKAIRHRGLAIVDILHPCVSFNKVNTYAWYREHTYWMDDHDPHDREAAFKRAIETDPLPLGIFYINEKPTFEESVPAYRVDKRPLWKREPKLDLVEKFFEGKKQ, from the coding sequence ATGAACCTCCCAACCGGCAGGGAGGCCTTTGAGCCCAAGAGGCCGACCAGCAAAGACGTCGCCTGGTGCCCCGGCTGTGGAAACTTCGGTATAAGGAACATACTCATCTCAGCTCTGGCCGAACTCGGACTGAAGCCGAGCGAAGTGGCGATAATCAGCGGCATTGGCCAGGCCGCGAAGATGCCCCACTACATCAATGCCAACGGCTACCACACGCTTCACGGCAGGGCGATACCGATAGCGACCGGCGTGAAGGCGGCAAATCCGGAACTGACCGTCATAGCTGAAGGCGGGGACGGCGACATGTACGCTGAAGGTGGCAACCACCTGCTGCACGCGATAAGGCGCAACCCCGACATAACCGTCCTCATCCACGACAACCAGATATACGGCCTCACGAAGGGTCAGGCGTCACCGACGACGATGATTGGAATGAAAACTCCGACCCAGCCGTGGGGAGTCTTTGAAGAGCCCTTCAATCCGGTCGCTCTGGCCATATCCATGAACGCCTCCTTTGTCGCCAGAACCTTCATGGGCTACTTCAGGGAGAGCGTCGAGATAATCAAGAAGGCAATCCGGCACAGGGGCCTGGCAATAGTCGACATCCTCCACCCGTGCGTCAGCTTCAACAAGGTGAACACCTACGCCTGGTACAGGGAGCATACCTACTGGATGGACGATCACGACCCGCACGATAGGGAGGCGGCATTCAAGCGGGCGATAGAGACGGACCCGCTACCGCTGGGAATCTTCTACATCAACGAGAAGCCGACCTTTGAGGAAAGCGTCCCGGCTTACCGGGTGGATAAACGACCCCTGTGGAAGCGCGAGCCGAAGCTCGACCTCGTTGAGAAGTTCTTCGAGGGCAAGAAGCAATGA
- a CDS encoding 2-oxoacid:acceptor oxidoreductase subunit alpha produces the protein MTEFKEDVSIVLGGAAGQGIQTVEGILTYALKSSGYHVYANKEYMSRVRGGINTTEIRVSSRRVRAFVKRIDILVPFKQGVLSWVSDRLSETTVVLGERGNVEESFLEGANLVEVPLTKLALETGSQLYINTTAAGLIVGLFHGDFGAVEEYIRKRFGSKGENVVGKNIEAAKKGYELGVKLCEEGTIRVDVERDEKVREEILLSGTEAVGIGALAGGMNFLSFYPMSPSTGVSTFAAQHAEEFGIIVEQVEDEISAINMALGAWFAGARAMVSTSGGGFALMSEALSLAGMAENPIVIHLAQRPGPATGLPTRTMQGDLNLVLYAGHGDFPRIILAPGSMEEAFYLSAEAFNLADKYQVPVIILTDQYFVDTYYNLPKPELGRIKFERHIVEAKPGYRRYELTEDGISPRAVPGYGEEVVIANGNEHDEWGDITEEAELTRKMQEKRAVKKLETIRKNAPLPRLVGNEGAKYLVVSWGSTLHVVEEALEKLGRDEAALLHFSWVYPLNPEARKFFEDKTVIVVENNITGQFADLLRKELGVEVHHRVLKYDGRPFSVEEVFDALKGVVE, from the coding sequence ATGACCGAGTTTAAAGAGGACGTTTCTATAGTTCTCGGCGGAGCGGCCGGGCAGGGAATTCAGACCGTTGAAGGAATTCTGACCTACGCGCTCAAGAGCTCCGGCTACCACGTCTATGCAAACAAGGAGTACATGTCCCGGGTGAGGGGCGGAATAAACACCACCGAGATACGCGTTTCTTCAAGGCGCGTCAGGGCTTTTGTAAAGAGAATAGACATCCTCGTTCCATTCAAGCAGGGCGTCCTGAGCTGGGTCTCCGACAGGCTCTCGGAGACCACCGTCGTCCTCGGCGAGAGGGGGAACGTCGAGGAGAGCTTTCTTGAGGGGGCGAACCTCGTCGAGGTGCCCCTCACGAAGCTCGCCCTCGAAACGGGGAGCCAGCTCTACATCAACACGACCGCGGCAGGCCTGATAGTCGGCCTCTTCCACGGCGACTTCGGGGCTGTCGAGGAGTACATAAGGAAGCGCTTCGGGAGCAAGGGCGAGAACGTTGTCGGAAAGAACATCGAAGCAGCTAAGAAGGGCTACGAGCTGGGCGTTAAGCTCTGCGAGGAAGGGACGATAAGGGTGGATGTCGAGAGGGACGAGAAGGTCAGGGAAGAAATCCTTCTCAGCGGGACGGAGGCCGTTGGCATAGGTGCCCTCGCCGGAGGCATGAACTTCCTCAGCTTCTACCCGATGAGCCCCTCAACTGGAGTCTCGACCTTCGCGGCACAGCACGCAGAGGAGTTCGGGATAATCGTCGAGCAGGTCGAGGACGAGATTTCGGCGATAAACATGGCTCTCGGAGCGTGGTTCGCGGGAGCCAGGGCCATGGTGAGCACTTCAGGAGGGGGCTTCGCCCTGATGAGCGAGGCTTTAAGCCTTGCCGGAATGGCGGAGAACCCGATCGTGATACACCTCGCCCAGAGGCCCGGCCCTGCAACGGGCCTGCCGACGAGGACGATGCAGGGTGACCTAAACCTCGTCCTTTACGCTGGCCACGGTGACTTTCCGAGGATAATCCTCGCGCCGGGGAGCATGGAGGAGGCGTTCTACCTCAGCGCCGAGGCCTTCAACCTGGCTGACAAATACCAGGTTCCGGTCATAATCCTCACCGACCAGTACTTCGTCGACACCTACTACAATCTGCCGAAGCCCGAGCTGGGAAGGATAAAGTTTGAGCGCCACATCGTGGAGGCAAAGCCCGGCTACAGGAGATACGAGCTTACGGAAGACGGAATCTCTCCCAGAGCGGTTCCCGGTTACGGCGAGGAAGTAGTCATAGCCAACGGCAACGAGCACGACGAGTGGGGAGACATAACGGAGGAGGCGGAGCTTACGAGAAAGATGCAGGAGAAGAGGGCAGTTAAAAAGCTCGAAACGATAAGGAAGAACGCACCCCTGCCAAGGCTCGTCGGGAATGAGGGCGCAAAATACCTCGTTGTCAGCTGGGGTTCAACGCTCCATGTCGTTGAGGAGGCCCTTGAGAAGCTCGGGAGGGACGAGGCTGCTTTGCTCCACTTCAGCTGGGTTTATCCGCTCAATCCAGAAGCTAGGAAGTTCTTCGAGGACAAGACGGTGATCGTAGTCGAGAACAACATCACCGGCCAGTTCGCAGACCTCCTCAGGAAGGAGCTGGGCGTTGAGGTTCACCACAGGGTTCTGAAGTACGACGGGAGGCCTTTTTCGGTGGAAGAAGTTTTTGATGCCCTTAAGGGGGTGGTAGAATGA
- a CDS encoding DUF302 domain-containing protein has protein sequence MYRYRRKLSLGLKEAEEKFKAKLEEKGYKVVLEFTPSDVVKSKVGADMEPYRILWVCNPKIFYEMTKKDYEIGSFAPCPVLFYRKDGETYVAINTADDVLEIIKEPLEVVKGVIEEL, from the coding sequence ATGTACAGGTACAGGAGGAAACTCAGCCTGGGCCTCAAAGAGGCGGAGGAGAAGTTTAAGGCGAAGCTGGAGGAGAAGGGCTACAAGGTTGTCCTTGAGTTTACCCCCAGTGACGTCGTTAAGTCCAAGGTCGGCGCCGATATGGAGCCCTACAGGATTCTCTGGGTCTGCAACCCCAAGATATTCTACGAGATGACCAAGAAGGACTACGAGATAGGCTCCTTTGCACCGTGCCCGGTGCTCTTCTACCGGAAGGACGGCGAGACCTACGTGGCCATAAACACCGCAGACGACGTGCTGGAGATCATCAAGGAGCCCCTTGAGGTCGTCAAGGGGGTCATAGAGGAGCTCTGA
- a CDS encoding cytochrome c biogenesis protein produces the protein MRRALLMLVVLSLLIPLVSAGTVKYGNLSFHDITTEKELRELVSSNEGRYFFIFYHSESCPACNYMKTSVFPTATAEKALNGFVLVSVDVYKGRPITTLRYKVYSPVIVIQPDNAGYYRPKTPGEEISVGVPGTPTMVIFKAVNGTMVLKGVAVGALNPDGLAYFLEKATEGEEPQTAAQPNGQKSSTQDVSESPSGRSNLGLAVLLPIFSAGIVSVFSPCVLPVIVGTLSLTFARRKVEAIIAGMVASFALLGALVGSLGGYASQIQGALYLIGGVGFVVIGASFVSERVSTRMERLLSFSATDRVASKRGLAYDFALGSALGATWLGCIAPYVGFAVITAALSGDTLSGVIVMGTYGLGMGLTVYLLTASKDLGEWVNRKFLSGRLSLSGEGKARWEQALGVILILLGLLMLTELTPLKLWSSLFESLSTI, from the coding sequence GTGCGCAGGGCGCTTTTAATGCTGGTGGTTCTATCGCTGCTTATACCCTTGGTCAGCGCGGGAACCGTCAAATACGGGAACCTGTCTTTTCATGACATCACGACCGAAAAGGAACTCCGTGAGCTTGTCTCCTCAAACGAGGGGAGGTATTTCTTCATCTTCTACCACTCCGAGAGCTGTCCGGCATGTAACTACATGAAAACGAGCGTCTTCCCAACGGCCACCGCCGAAAAGGCACTCAACGGGTTCGTGCTCGTTTCGGTGGATGTCTACAAAGGCCGCCCGATAACGACGCTCCGGTATAAAGTTTACAGCCCGGTGATAGTCATCCAGCCGGACAACGCCGGCTACTACAGGCCCAAAACGCCCGGGGAGGAGATAAGCGTCGGCGTCCCTGGAACGCCAACCATGGTCATTTTCAAGGCCGTTAACGGGACTATGGTTCTGAAGGGGGTGGCGGTAGGCGCTCTGAACCCCGACGGATTAGCATACTTCCTGGAAAAGGCCACGGAGGGAGAGGAACCCCAAACCGCCGCCCAGCCCAATGGCCAAAAGTCCTCTACTCAGGACGTTTCAGAGTCCCCCAGCGGGAGGAGCAACCTCGGCCTGGCCGTGCTCCTGCCGATATTCTCGGCCGGGATCGTCAGCGTCTTCTCACCCTGTGTTTTACCGGTCATAGTCGGAACCCTCTCCCTGACCTTCGCCAGGAGGAAGGTTGAGGCGATAATAGCGGGAATGGTGGCTTCCTTCGCCCTGCTCGGTGCCCTCGTAGGCAGCCTCGGCGGCTACGCCTCCCAGATACAGGGGGCGCTCTACCTCATCGGCGGGGTCGGCTTCGTTGTCATAGGTGCAAGCTTCGTGAGCGAGAGAGTAAGCACTAGGATGGAAAGGCTGCTGAGCTTCTCGGCCACGGACAGGGTGGCCTCAAAGAGGGGCCTGGCGTATGACTTCGCCCTCGGCTCGGCGTTGGGAGCGACATGGCTCGGGTGCATTGCTCCCTACGTCGGCTTCGCGGTGATAACGGCGGCACTGAGCGGGGACACGCTGAGCGGGGTCATCGTCATGGGCACCTACGGTCTGGGAATGGGCCTCACCGTTTACCTGCTGACGGCATCGAAGGACCTCGGCGAGTGGGTTAACAGGAAGTTCCTGTCCGGAAGGCTCTCTCTCAGTGGAGAGGGCAAGGCCAGATGGGAGCAGGCTCTCGGAGTGATTCTAATCCTGCTCGGCCTGTTGATGCTGACCGAGCTCACACCGCTCAAACTCTGGAGTTCCCTCTTTGAATCGCTATCAACAATTTGA
- a CDS encoding nitroreductase family protein: MEFFEVLRKRRSVRRFQNKPVPKKLVEKLIEAAFLSPSSFNKRPWHFIVVDDREKLLALSKAKLGASGLATAPLAIVVTADESRSDVWVEDSSIAAEHIQLAAFDLGLSSFWVQIRNRMHDDKKTAEQYVRELLGIPENYRVLCIIGVGYPAEKKPPHGDEVFEWEKVSLNRFGEPWK; encoded by the coding sequence ATGGAGTTTTTTGAGGTTCTACGGAAAAGACGGAGCGTTAGGAGGTTCCAGAACAAACCCGTTCCAAAAAAGCTCGTTGAAAAGCTCATTGAGGCAGCTTTCCTCTCGCCCAGTTCCTTCAACAAGAGGCCCTGGCACTTCATCGTGGTTGACGATAGGGAAAAGCTCCTGGCACTCTCAAAGGCCAAGCTCGGCGCCTCCGGTCTGGCAACGGCCCCCCTGGCGATAGTCGTCACCGCAGACGAAAGCCGGAGCGACGTATGGGTAGAGGATTCCAGCATAGCGGCGGAACACATACAGCTGGCAGCTTTTGACCTCGGGCTGAGCTCCTTCTGGGTGCAGATAAGGAACAGGATGCACGATGATAAAAAGACCGCAGAGCAATACGTGAGGGAGCTCCTTGGAATCCCAGAGAACTACCGCGTCCTCTGCATCATAGGGGTTGGCTATCCCGCGGAGAAAAAGCCTCCCCACGGGGATGAGGTCTTTGAGTGGGAGAAGGTGAGCCTCAACCGCTTTGGTGAACCCTGGAAGTGA
- a CDS encoding class I SAM-dependent methyltransferase, with the protein MHRFSPEHAHVLDSEWRRKVFPAEKVIEFAVSEVPGKEVAVDVGAGTGYLTVPLARAFKKVYAIEASPKMAEILKRRIEDEKLDNVEVVVTERPPDIGDFDLAVFSSVLHEMERPGEYLRWAGRAFILVAEWKKEPMPFGPPVEERLSPEDILRLAENLEAVKYRELEYHYLMLLKPKT; encoded by the coding sequence ATGCACCGCTTCAGTCCAGAGCATGCACACGTACTGGACTCCGAATGGAGGCGGAAGGTCTTCCCGGCGGAGAAGGTAATAGAGTTCGCCGTCAGCGAGGTCCCGGGGAAGGAAGTTGCGGTGGACGTCGGCGCGGGTACTGGATACCTGACCGTTCCCCTGGCGAGGGCCTTCAAAAAGGTCTACGCCATCGAAGCAAGTCCAAAAATGGCGGAGATTCTGAAGAGGAGAATCGAAGACGAAAAGCTGGATAACGTCGAGGTGGTGGTCACCGAGAGGCCGCCGGATATAGGCGACTTTGACCTGGCAGTTTTCTCCAGCGTTCTCCACGAGATGGAGAGACCCGGGGAATACCTCCGCTGGGCTGGAAGGGCGTTTATCCTCGTGGCTGAGTGGAAAAAGGAGCCGATGCCATTTGGCCCCCCGGTGGAGGAAAGGCTCTCCCCGGAGGACATCCTCAGACTTGCCGAAAACTTAGAGGCGGTGAAATACAGGGAGCTTGAGTACCACTATCTGATGCTTCTGAAACCAAAAACGTGA
- a CDS encoding ThiF family adenylyltransferase, with amino-acid sequence MVGVTMDFSRHFPIIGIEGQRKLSESTVAVVGAGALGSWEVYFLHKLGVGKIIVIDRDFVEESDLPRTMYTKEDVGKPKVEVLKEKFGVIGHFEDLNPGTVGLLDEADLIIDGTDNIYTRQVINDYAIKTGKPWIYVGVLSTYGNIMPVIPGKTACFRCLMPKLPERPLPTCAIAGIMSYVPSFAASLAVALAAKILLGEEVESELFFFDLKSMDFEKVRIPRREDCPACVRKEFTFLEKRIKIERMCDGSIQVTPPMPMSINLDEFAERLEKLGIEYLKTSQFIQFEDDYAEILVFKTGRMVIRGAEDEKEAKNFFARYLGG; translated from the coding sequence ATGGTAGGGGTAACGATGGACTTTTCGAGGCACTTCCCGATCATAGGAATCGAGGGGCAGAGGAAGCTGAGCGAGAGCACTGTAGCAGTGGTTGGAGCAGGCGCACTGGGGAGCTGGGAGGTTTACTTCCTCCACAAGCTCGGTGTGGGGAAGATAATCGTCATAGACAGGGACTTCGTGGAGGAGAGCGACCTTCCCAGGACGATGTACACCAAGGAGGACGTTGGAAAGCCGAAGGTCGAGGTTCTGAAGGAGAAGTTTGGAGTAATCGGGCACTTCGAGGACCTGAACCCTGGGACGGTGGGTCTCCTTGACGAGGCCGACCTGATAATCGACGGGACGGACAACATCTACACGAGGCAGGTGATAAACGACTATGCAATAAAGACCGGAAAGCCGTGGATTTACGTGGGCGTTCTCTCCACCTACGGCAACATAATGCCGGTAATCCCCGGAAAGACCGCCTGCTTCCGGTGCCTGATGCCCAAGCTCCCCGAAAGACCCCTGCCGACCTGCGCGATAGCCGGAATAATGAGCTATGTCCCGAGCTTCGCGGCATCACTGGCCGTCGCCCTGGCGGCAAAGATTCTGCTCGGCGAGGAAGTTGAAAGCGAGCTGTTCTTCTTCGACCTCAAGAGCATGGACTTCGAGAAGGTCAGGATACCGAGGAGGGAGGACTGCCCCGCATGTGTGAGGAAAGAGTTCACATTCCTTGAGAAGAGGATAAAGATAGAGCGCATGTGCGACGGCTCGATACAGGTGACGCCGCCCATGCCCATGAGCATAAACCTCGACGAGTTCGCGGAGAGGCTTGAGAAGCTCGGCATCGAGTACCTGAAGACGAGCCAGTTCATCCAGTTCGAGGACGACTACGCCGAGATACTGGTGTTCAAGACGGGCAGGATGGTAATCCGCGGTGCCGAAGACGAGAAAGAAGCTAAGAACTTCTTCGCCCGCTACCTGGGTGGTTGA
- the thiI gene encoding tRNA uracil 4-sulfurtransferase ThiI encodes MIIVRYGEVGIKGGKRREFERKLRDNILAALRRRGIDGRARIIRGRILVDAPDETAKIIAKVPGVVSVSPAKEMEYEEVPAYLKEALKGLSPKSFKVETQRLDKTFLKTSMEINREIGAFIVENFGWKVDLRNPELVVGIEIIAGKAYVFLEKLRGVGGLPVGTQGKVVVLLSGGIDSPVAAFLMLKRGAEVIAVHFDQGLNARNVVEKVVDILEDYSPEPIELIVENHFEILKPYVRALIRAKKQEWTCVVCKVAMLRRAAEIAREKGALGIVTGDSLGQVASQTLSNLYFETMSVRFPVHRPLLGMDKEEIVAIARRIGTYQAFLEYPYCDCPFRPERVVTGGKLEEFQRVLEVLEREGLV; translated from the coding sequence GTGATAATCGTGCGCTACGGCGAGGTCGGCATCAAGGGCGGCAAGAGGAGGGAGTTCGAGAGGAAGCTGAGGGACAACATACTCGCCGCTCTGAGGAGGAGGGGGATAGACGGGAGGGCGAGGATAATCAGGGGGCGGATACTGGTCGATGCCCCCGACGAAACAGCTAAAATAATCGCCAAAGTCCCCGGCGTCGTCTCTGTGTCCCCGGCGAAGGAGATGGAGTACGAAGAGGTTCCCGCCTACCTGAAGGAAGCCCTGAAGGGACTGAGTCCAAAAAGCTTCAAGGTCGAGACCCAGAGACTCGATAAAACCTTTCTCAAGACCTCCATGGAGATAAACCGCGAGATTGGAGCCTTTATCGTCGAGAACTTCGGCTGGAAGGTCGACCTCAGGAACCCTGAGCTGGTCGTTGGGATAGAGATAATAGCCGGGAAGGCCTACGTATTCCTCGAAAAGCTCCGGGGCGTTGGCGGCCTGCCCGTTGGCACCCAGGGAAAGGTCGTCGTCCTGCTGAGCGGGGGCATAGATTCTCCCGTTGCTGCTTTCCTGATGCTCAAGAGGGGCGCAGAGGTCATCGCGGTGCACTTTGACCAGGGGCTGAACGCAAGGAACGTCGTCGAGAAGGTCGTCGATATACTTGAGGACTACTCCCCCGAGCCGATAGAGCTGATAGTCGAGAACCACTTCGAGATACTGAAGCCCTACGTCAGGGCCCTCATCAGGGCGAAAAAACAGGAGTGGACGTGCGTCGTCTGCAAGGTGGCAATGCTGAGGCGCGCCGCCGAGATAGCGAGGGAAAAGGGCGCACTCGGCATAGTGACCGGCGACAGCCTCGGACAGGTAGCCTCGCAAACCCTCTCGAACCTGTATTTTGAGACGATGAGCGTCCGCTTCCCGGTTCACAGGCCCCTCCTCGGCATGGACAAGGAGGAGATAGTGGCGATAGCCAGGAGGATAGGGACATACCAGGCTTTCCTTGAGTACCCCTACTGCGACTGCCCGTTCCGGCCGGAGAGGGTCGTCACGGGCGGGAAGCTTGAGGAGTTTCAGCGCGTGCTTGAGGTGCTGGAGCGGGAGGGGCTGGTATGA
- a CDS encoding ferritin translates to MLSEKMLEALNEQLNRELYSAYLYFSMAAYFEDMNLEGFANWMKAQAEEELGHALRFYNYIYDRNGRVELKAVQEPPKEWGSPLAAFEAAYEHEQFITRHIHELAALAEEEKDYSTRAFLEWFINEQVEEEANVKKIVDKLRFAKDSPQVIFMLDQELGQRQPQLPGLLPQAGD, encoded by the coding sequence ATGCTGAGCGAAAAGATGCTCGAAGCCCTCAACGAGCAGCTGAACAGGGAGCTTTATTCGGCCTACCTGTACTTCTCGATGGCGGCCTACTTCGAGGACATGAACCTTGAGGGCTTCGCCAACTGGATGAAGGCCCAAGCCGAGGAGGAGCTCGGGCATGCGCTCAGGTTCTACAACTACATCTACGACAGGAACGGCAGGGTCGAGCTCAAGGCCGTCCAGGAGCCGCCCAAGGAGTGGGGGTCACCGCTTGCAGCCTTTGAAGCAGCATACGAGCACGAGCAGTTCATAACCAGACACATACACGAGCTCGCCGCCCTTGCTGAAGAGGAAAAGGACTACTCAACGAGGGCCTTCCTTGAGTGGTTCATCAACGAGCAGGTCGAGGAGGAGGCAAACGTCAAGAAGATAGTGGATAAGCTCAGGTTCGCAAAGGACAGCCCGCAGGTCATATTCATGCTCGATCAGGAGCTCGGCCAGAGGCAGCCCCAGCTTCCTGGACTTCTCCCCCAGGCTGGGGACTGA
- the sufC gene encoding Fe-S cluster assembly ATPase SufC gives MLKVENLHVKVADKEILKGVDFELASGELHVVMGPNGSGKSTLALTIAGHPRYSVTDGRILFGGEDITNAKPEERARKGIFLSFQHPVEVEGVKVINFLQRTLKNLKGIDEVEAYDRIFQAIEELGFDSSILSRELNVGFSGGERKKLEMLQAYLVRPKLLILDEPDSGVDVDSLKVIAGVIAKLHSEGTAILLITHYGRILEYLNPQRVHVLKEGRLVVSGGMELVKLIEEKGFAAVEENGTAVKA, from the coding sequence ATGCTGAAAGTGGAAAATCTCCATGTTAAGGTTGCCGATAAGGAAATCCTGAAGGGAGTGGACTTTGAACTCGCATCGGGCGAGCTCCACGTCGTCATGGGGCCCAACGGGAGCGGGAAGTCCACGCTGGCCTTAACGATAGCGGGACACCCGAGGTACAGCGTTACGGACGGGAGGATACTGTTTGGGGGGGAGGACATAACCAATGCAAAGCCCGAGGAGAGGGCCAGAAAGGGCATCTTCCTCAGCTTCCAGCACCCTGTTGAGGTGGAAGGGGTAAAGGTCATCAACTTCCTCCAGAGGACGCTGAAGAACCTGAAGGGGATAGACGAGGTCGAGGCCTACGACAGGATTTTCCAGGCGATCGAGGAGCTTGGCTTTGACAGTTCAATCCTCTCCAGGGAGCTCAACGTAGGCTTTTCAGGCGGTGAGAGGAAGAAGCTTGAGATGCTCCAAGCATATCTCGTGAGGCCCAAGCTTCTCATCCTCGACGAGCCGGACAGCGGAGTTGATGTGGATTCCCTCAAGGTCATCGCGGGGGTCATAGCCAAGCTGCACAGCGAGGGGACGGCGATACTCCTCATCACCCACTACGGAAGGATTCTGGAGTACCTGAACCCCCAGAGGGTGCACGTGCTGAAGGAGGGCAGGCTCGTCGTCTCCGGTGGGATGGAGCTTGTAAAGCTCATAGAGGAGAAGGGCTTCGCGGCGGTGGAGGAAAATGGGACAGCAGTCAAGGCTTGA
- the sufB gene encoding Fe-S cluster assembly protein SufB — protein sequence MGQQSRLEEILKAGSLEEILGTAVPYPKEIELKGELTRDMVEELSRIKNEPDWMLRHRLKALELFQKLPMPKWVVGVEELDLESLTLYSKPEIGNEVKDWDDLPENIRRTFERLNIPEIEKKFLSGLTAVFDSESVYSNLKAEFEKMGIIMLPMEEAVQKYPDLVKKYFGRVFPAGEHKFSALHHALWSGGVFVYVPKGVRIPFPVEAFFVIGSALEGQFEHTLLVADEGSYIHFIEGCSAPMYKGFSFHDGMVEIYAHKGATVKFTTIQNWSRNVINFNNKRAIIEENAYVEWIEGSIGSKITYTYPSSVLKGEGARTAQYVVSLSNGPFMKDTGAKTWHLAPNTSSKIVSKSISANGGINIYRGLVRILKGARNSTATVSCDSLILDEESRAYTYPHNQSDEPTASIIHEATTGKLGEDKLFYMNSRGISEEEAKSLIVLGFISEILEGLPFEYVEVLKKVIELEFSEVGGVG from the coding sequence ATGGGACAGCAGTCAAGGCTTGAGGAGATACTCAAGGCCGGCTCGCTTGAGGAGATACTCGGGACGGCGGTACCATACCCCAAGGAGATAGAGCTGAAGGGAGAACTGACAAGGGACATGGTCGAGGAGCTCTCGCGGATAAAGAACGAGCCGGACTGGATGCTCAGGCACCGCCTCAAGGCCCTTGAGCTGTTCCAGAAACTGCCGATGCCCAAGTGGGTTGTCGGTGTTGAGGAGCTCGACCTTGAGAGCCTCACCCTTTACTCCAAGCCGGAAATAGGCAATGAAGTCAAGGACTGGGACGATTTGCCTGAGAACATCAGGAGAACCTTCGAGCGCTTAAATATACCCGAGATAGAGAAAAAGTTTCTCTCCGGCTTGACGGCGGTCTTCGACAGCGAGAGCGTTTACTCCAACTTAAAGGCCGAGTTCGAGAAGATGGGCATAATAATGCTCCCCATGGAGGAGGCCGTCCAGAAGTACCCCGACCTTGTGAAGAAGTACTTCGGCAGGGTATTCCCGGCAGGGGAGCACAAGTTTTCAGCCTTACACCACGCCCTCTGGAGCGGTGGGGTCTTCGTTTACGTGCCGAAGGGTGTCAGAATCCCCTTCCCGGTCGAGGCTTTCTTCGTCATAGGTTCTGCATTGGAGGGACAGTTCGAGCACACGCTTTTGGTTGCGGACGAAGGGAGTTACATCCACTTCATTGAAGGCTGTTCGGCGCCGATGTACAAGGGATTCTCCTTCCACGACGGCATGGTCGAGATATATGCCCACAAGGGGGCGACCGTCAAGTTCACCACGATACAGAACTGGAGCAGGAACGTCATCAACTTCAACAACAAGCGCGCCATCATAGAGGAAAACGCCTACGTCGAGTGGATTGAGGGTAGCATTGGGAGCAAAATAACCTACACCTACCCGTCGAGCGTCCTGAAGGGCGAGGGAGCGAGGACAGCCCAGTACGTCGTCTCGCTGAGCAATGGGCCGTTCATGAAGGACACCGGGGCAAAAACCTGGCACCTGGCTCCAAACACGAGCTCAAAGATAGTCTCCAAGAGCATAAGCGCCAACGGTGGGATAAACATCTACCGCGGGCTGGTGAGGATCCTTAAAGGTGCCAGGAACTCTACAGCCACGGTCTCGTGTGACTCGCTAATCCTCGACGAGGAGAGCAGGGCCTACACCTACCCGCACAACCAGAGCGACGAACCTACGGCGAGCATAATACACGAGGCGACGACCGGAAAGCTCGGCGAGGACAAGCTCTTCTACATGAACTCGCGCGGCATAAGTGAGGAGGAGGCCAAGAGCCTCATAGTCCTCGGCTTCATCAGCGAGATACTGGAGGGTCTGCCCTTCGAGTACGTGGAGGTGCTCAAGAAGGTCATAGAGCTTGAGTTCAGCGAGGTCGGGGGTGTTGGCTGA